atattgtatgtatattattttttttcaggtttttaatgtttaaaaaccaaaagaaaaacacttgAACTTTTACTTCGGATGAAATTTGACTAAAATAGTTGTTTGCTTAAGTTAAGataagggggcgtggcagtggaCAATGGGGCAGGTGCACTATCTATGTACATGTCCCACTGCCCTCAAAATTGCAGGTCAGCAATGAAAGATTCATATAGTTTTGGCTCTAAACTTAGAATACGCAAGCAAcattgcttaaaaatataataaaaaaaggcATCAACGTAAGAAAATGCTTAAGTACTTAATTAATCTTAATTAAGTTGGATAATGTCGGCTTGATTTGGGAAACGGAAATAGCTAATTGCATAGTTCAGCGGACAATGAATCAACTATATACTAAATACTAAATTGGTAAATCATTTCAAATCATTGCTTTTTGccaatatgtatatatgcattaTATCAACAAATGACGGCTATTTCATCTCAAAGACATTTATTGCACGCAATACATTAATCGGACAATAGATAAATTATAAAAGAGTGCTTTATTGTTTAACATAGCATATTGCGGACAACATTAGAATCGGATATTGCAAAGCGGACGAATTCAGATGTGTTTGATTCCAAAACCTTATCAATTGCATTTCCAACGAaatatctattgatttgtttcaACAAACATCAATGACATTTAGCAGTTAAATTTGTTAAGATATCAGTTTTCAAACAGATCCTGCGATAATCCCTATGATTAATTGGATTGGATATATTAACTATGTTTAAAGATTAACCAGAGCCAATGCTTAGCGATCGGatgtataattatattttatgaatgATATTGAAAGATTCATTTGCAGACGGACGACAAGTTGATCAAAgaacgaaattgaaaaaggATCTCCCCCATGAACGTTGTGTTTTGTCTTCCTTTATTGATATTAAATTCCATAGTATATATTGTAACAATTCGACTTAAATAATTTCGCGCTATAAAATTATTACATAGTACTCGAATCGAGAGATTTCTGTTTGCAAAGCAAAGAAGTTACTTATATAACTGCGTCGATTTGAAACgaacaaataatatataataattaggTGAGAGCTTGGTCTATTTCTAAGTGATATTGCAGGGCAGAAGAAAGTAAAAATAGTTTATACCAAGGAAGCAACAAAATTAGATCCATACatgacgtttttttttttttttaattttttttatactcTTTTATTCGTTTTCTGCGAATGTGGCAGATGCGTATGCGTGATAATCTTAATATTATAGATCTTTCTCTGACTTCTGTACGCTGCATGTATATATAGctagttatatatatttaagtatgTTTATTTTCGAGGAGTTTTCACGATCTGCCCTCCCTCGGATAGCCGCCCCCCAAAACAAAGTCTGTCCTCTGTCGCCTAATCAGATCCCGAATTCGAGTGTTCAGAGTTCAGAGTTCAGAGTTCAGAGTTCAGAGTTCAGAGTTCAGAGTTCAGAGTTCAGAGATCAAAGATCAGGTcctgcgctgctgctgccgttgctggAGCTTCCTACCGCCCCCTTCTCTTGCTGCACAGACAATGGATCAGACACAGATTGGTggatatatgcatatatgcataGGTATCGGGAACATCGCCAACAATCAATCAATACCACCGTTTAGATATTCATTTGCGTGTTGGTTTTCGTATTCGATTTGGTTATCGTTCGTTTGTAAgattgttttaattatatttttatattcagtATTTATATATCAGTATTGCATAAAAGTAGaagagaagaagaaaaaaacggGGTTGGAATCGAAATTCCAGCATTAAAGATAACTAGAAAATGGCCTGGACAAgttaactaaattaaatttgatgatatcaatacagatacagatagagaAAGTGAAGGGTTACAAAAATGTGGGTAAGAGGGGGGATCGAGCGGAATAGTGCCCAACGAGaacgatatatatatatatatatatatatatatatatctataggCTATCTGAACATCAGGCCGTTTGAGAAGGCATCCCACGGATATGCGTAATGTGAATAGAGCTGAATAAATAAGCATAGGAAGCAGATTGTCTACTTATTCGAAAACGTTGCATCAGATATTTCAGATATTTGTTAGCCCATCGATAGGCGATAGTACTGCGTACATTCGGACAAACAATCATTCGACGGCCCACAGGTTTTTGATAAtgttttgggtttgggttaACCCCCAACGCATGGATTGATTAGGCATAATAATGGACTGATTATTCATAATAAAAACACTTAAAACAGTAACTATAAGTGCAAATAGCATCTGTACTTAATACAAAATCAACGAATTTACTGAATGGATAATGTTGTTTaaggttgtttttttttaacgttTCAAAGATATGCATGCAGCCCTACTTGAATTTCCCcaaaacaaacatatttcCAGATTGTACCATCCAAATGAATACTAATAGCAAGTGCTCTTGAGAAGATAACGTTCCCATATCTTCCTCAGACAATCAGACAATTGATATTGGAATTTGGCAGAGCATAGTGGGAGGGGAAAGAATCATCTTTCCCCGTTCCACAATTTTTTGTCAAGATATAACATTTCGATATTATTGTATACGTAGTGAAAAGATATTCAATCAAGtcgaaaaagttaaaaacagATTGAAGACACATACCCGTCATTCCAGTTCTTCCGATTGTTgtttcctcctcctcctcctccaccaccacctccgccTGGATTTCCAAAGCGGTTGCCAAAGTTTCTGGGTCCTCTCGGTGGTCCTGCGCCCAGATCATCGTTGCCAAAGCCCGGACCCGGTGGGCCGCCTTGGCGTCGGAAGGGATTATCACTGATTGGTCCACCGTTAAAGCCGCGCATATTGTGACCTGGTCCATTGGGTCCCATGTGGGGTCGTGGACCGCCAAACGGCGGACCGCCAAAGTCATCACGTCCCGGACCGAAAGGACCATCGGGTCCGCGAGGCCCGAAGTTGCGGGAACCCGGACGCGGTCCGAAATTGGGCCCAAAGTTTGGTCCAAAGTTGGGGCCATTTGGTCTGAAGTGTGGTCCGAAATTCGGACCCGGACCCGGTAACGGTCCATTTGGTCTAATGAACGGCCCGCCCGGACCTCTAGGTCCAAAGTTGTGCCCGAAGTTGGGTCCAAAGTTTCCACGCGGTCCTGGACCGTTGGGTCCAAAGTTCCTGCCCGGTGGTCCAAAGCCAGGTGGACCATTGTTATCTAAGTCAATGAAATTATTTCCAGACACTTGATTTGGTCCAAAGACATCGAAACGTGATCCATCGTTTTGACCTGGACCAGAACCTGGACCTCCGCCTGGTCCGTTTCCGGGACCAAAGCCACCAGGTGGGCCATTATTGTCCGGTTTCTCACCGTTATTGGTGCTCACCGAGTCGCCGGCATCCTGCGACTTGTTTTCGTTGCCGCTGTTCTTCTTGCGCTGCCACTCGGCGAAGGACAATGGACGTCCATCCGTACCCGATTCCTGATCATCGCGTTGCTCGTGACGATCGCGCTGCTCGCGTTCCTGTACATTGGCCACCGCCTGGGAGAGATTGTTAATGAAATTTGGATCCTTGAGGGCATTGCTTAGAGATTCGTCGCCCTTCTTGTCGGCGGACACGTCGCCTGGCTGTTTTTCAGTTTCATCAGCCGCTTTCTTTTCGCTGGAATCCTTGAGCACCACATTGAAGACTGAGGACGAATTATTCTTGTTACTGCCATCGTCCACCAAATCCAGACCGGGTATGCCATCGTTCTTCTTGAAAATGCTGCCCATGGGCGTGTTAGGTGCGTCCTGTACCACCTCTTTctcctcatcatcgtcgtcgtcgtcgtccagGGAAATGGTGAATATGGGCTCCTCCTCCTTGACTTGCTTAGCGGGTATTTGTGAGGGAGCAGCTCTTTGACGGCGCTTGCCATAATTTGTGGAAACCGGAGGAGGCTGCGTGGGCGGAACCACTGTCGGATCTGGCACTACTGGTGCAGCTGGAGCTTTAACTTCGGGCGGCACCACGGGTGCAATCGGTGGAGCCACTGGGGAAGCTGTCGTTTTTGCTTTCTTTACATCAGatgaattttcatttgatgCCGCCGGCTTGGTTGGAATTTCCTGGTTGGATTCATCTGGCTGTTCGTCCAATATCTGCTGGATGGCTTCCTGGGCGGTTTGGTACTGGTTGTGCATCCCCGGTGGCGGTCCTTGGTTGCCTCTGAATGCAGGTACTCCGGCGCTTTCGAAGGGGCGATTCTCTTTTCCAAAATGACCAGCATTTCCGGACTGTCTGTTCCCGTTTCCGAAGTTGGGACCCGATCCGTGATCCTGGTCACCCTGATCGGCAAAACGGCCCTGGCCTTCGAAGGGATCCTTATTTGGCTTCTGCTCCGCGGTCGTGGATGCACCTGCGGCTGCTTCCTTCCTTATGTCTGTGGTCGAGCCTCCTGCCGAACCACCCATCTGCAGTTGGCGACGTCGGCGCATCTGCTCCCTTCTCTCGGCGATGCGACGGCGCTGCTTCTCGAACTCCTCCTCGTAGCGTCGATACTCGTCACGATCCGGATGGTTGGCATTGGCCAGCTTCCATTCTTCGAACTGTTGCTCCCACTGATCGAACAGCAGATCGAAACTGGCCTCGTCCAAATCGGGTGGTTGCTGTTGATTGCGGTTCTGCTGCGACTGCTTGTAGGGCGCATTCGACTGATTGAAGCTGTTGCGCTGATTGTAATTGCCACGATTTGGATTGTAGCCGCCTGGACCAGAATCCCCACCGCCTCTCTCATCGGAAAATCCCTGGTTACGATTGTTATCCCGTCGATTGTTCTGGCGGCGATTGTTACTAAagttattattaatattattgcCGGGTCCTCCACCACGTCCAGCAAAACTGTCCTGGCTTTGCTTGCCTCCACTATCATCTCCAAAGCCGCCAAAGTTGCCTCCTCCTGCACTACCTTGATCTTGGCTATTGTAACTGTTGccataattgccaaaatcggACTGTGGATTCTTAATGAATGGGTTCTTGCTTTGGTTTCCATCTCCACCTCCATCACCCCAACTATTGCGGCTATTCTGGATGCTATTTGGCTTGTTGTTAGTCCTCATTGGCGGTGTATCGATGTCGGAATTGATTCCTTGCCAGCGACTCGAGCGGGCATTCTGGCTGCTATTGTTTTGCTGCTGATGGTCCTGTGGCGGATCACTTATACTCGGTGGTGGTCCGCTCATCCAGGAATTCTGGTTTTGATACTGCTGATTGGGATTCGGAAGGCTTGGCGGTGGTTCGCTCATCCAACGATTTAGTTGCTGATCCCCGCCAGACGGCGCTTGATTTGAAGTCCCATCCCAGCGGCGATTGCCATCATTGGTGTTATTGTTAAATGACGTTCCATTCCAGCGATTGTTGACATCATTTGCCGGCGGCGGGCCATTCCAGCGATTGGGTTGGCCGGTATTATCAGGCGGCGGACCACTGGTATCCCAGGTAGGACGATTATTATTGCCCACACCGTGTTGATTATTTCCCCACTGGCCATGGTCCATATGGTTTAaatgcggctgctgctgttgcggtgTTGGTCTCTGCAAACTTGGCGGCGGCTGCTGGAGATTCGGAAATCCCTGGTTGTCTTGCCCGGCAATGTTGTAGTTCATCTGGTTCATTTGACCGCCACCATATCTATTTGGCGGCGGCTGTTGCATTGGCGGTGGTCCTGACCACATGCTTTGGATGTCATTCGGATGCTGATTGTAACCGCCTTTTtgtggtggcggcggcggctggTTGTACATCTGCGGCTGGGCCATGATCTTACCGGGCAGTGGCGGTGCTCCCGCGACGGCTACGGGTGTAGTTGACTGCGCCGGCGAGGCGCTGACACCTTGGTAATAGTTATGTGCGACAGGATAGGCCTGTGGCCCGGGAGGAGCGACCACAGGGACGGGTGCTGCTGCAGGAGTCGCTACCACAGGCGCGGGCACGCCTTGAACTGCGGTAGTTGTGGCCGCGGCTGCGGCCATTTCACGCTTATACTAAAGATTTGGAAGACTACTATAGCAATATGATCGTCGATAACTAATTGATTTGACCCACCTGCTCACCGTACTGGGCATGCCACTTGGCGTACTCCTCCTGGTATGTCTGCCACTGTTGCCAGTGGTGCTGCAGTGCGTACTGCTGTTCGGGTGTCATGGCCGCGTACTGGGCGGCCGTATACTGTTGATAGGGGTTGCCAGCCCCCGTCGCCTGGCCGCTGCTATAGGGGTTGAATCCAGGGGCCGTTGTGACTGCGGCTGCAGTCGTGACTATGGGTGCAGAGGCACCGCTTGATGCTCCGGCTCCGGCGGTCGCGTCCGATGGAGGCGGAGGGGGCGGGGCGTCCGGCAACGGTGGCGGAACCGACGGTTGCGGAGGTAGAGCGGCAGTGGGAGCCACTGCGGCGGCGGTTTGCCATTGGCCCCACATACCGTGTCCACTGGATTGATTAGCCTATTAGCGAATAACACACTTGTACCGCTCGGTTGGGCTTTCACAAAATCCGGCGGATTGGCTCCGTTCCGTTTAAAATCGTCCACCTTTCACTAATTCAGTTTGCTATCTGAACGAATTGATAATGAAAACTTCGCCATATTTGGCTTGAAAACTAGAGATGGAACTGTCAGCTAAATGGGCCGGGCAGTGTGACCGTGCTGCGAGTGTGCATCCATATATCGCAAGCACCCTAGAATATTCCATTgccaattaataaaataatttgaatgtAATCCAATGCACTTACAAGCctacaaattgaaaaattagCAAAGATAGCTTGCTTAAGTGATTGATTCGTAGAAGTTGTATTGATAATAcgaaaatatgttaaaaaaaaaataaacaagaagaTCAAACTGGCAGACCTTCTAATGAGCTTTTTGAAAATCTGCAGCAAATTAATAGATTTCTCAGACCAGGCATTTTACTACATTTTTTCATATCTGTAAATATGTTAATATAAGTTAAGTCAAgtgatattttgtttaactGATGTTTTTTGTAGTTTGTTAAGTAAATTTGGTAATTTTCCAACAGTCCGGCCGAAAGTCTAAGTAGTCAGGACCGATATCTCCCTgtgataataatataatatctcatagaaatatattttaacatgaattaattttaacaattttattgaGAGCTAGCAATAAAATTTTAGGGAACGCATTCATTTAGCTTTGCCTAActcttaaaaatgtaaaatttaattaactaatATTAAAATCACAAATTCATAAACactttttggtatttttagcATACCCTAACGTAACGGTCACAGCTCACTACAGCCACACTAATCGCGACACGTGcagaaattgttattttttgccGTCCTTTGTTTTTCATGTGAAAATTAGCACTGAAAATGGCCGAAACGAGCGAAAAGATCAAGTTCCTTGTGGCGGACACCACAGCCTTTATAAACGCCGTGCCCCTGAATGTAAGTCACGCACAATTTGCCCATTCGAGCCATCTAAAGCCGCCACTAATCCCCTACAGGAATACGCGGAGCAGGTGCTCACCGTGCCGGATGTGGTGGCCGAAGTGCGCAACAAGCGCCAGATTCGCCGCCTCTGCGTTCTGCCCTTCGACCTCCAGGTGCGCGAGCCTCGTCCGGAGAGCATTAAACACTGCGTGGAGTTCGCCAAGAAAACGGGTGACTACGCGAGTCTCTCGGGGATCGATCTGAAAGTGATCTCGCTCACCTACGAACTGGAAGCAGACAACGTGGGCACTGATCACCTGCGCCAGGAGCCTGTGATGGCGCAGACCATTGCGTCCAAGGATAAACCCGAGGAGATGCAGGATGCTAATAACAAGAGACTGGTCGGTTGGTACATGCCCGAGGgcgaagaggaggaggaggaggattcCGAGGAGGAAGATGATTACTCCCAGGAAGAGGACGATGCTGAAGGCGATGAGCAGGAGGCAAATGAATCCCCAGACACTGTTAAAGCCGCCATCGAAGCCCAATTGGCCGGCAAGGAACCATTTGCCAGCGAGACCATCGAAAAGGAGGAGGACCAAGACCAGGAGCCCAGTCAGGAGGAGCTGGACAAGCTGTTCGAGCAGCTCAAATGCGCACCCAGTGCCGAGGAAGAGAAAGAGCTCTCGGAACTGCTCGTTTCCCAGCCGGCCGAAGTAGATGAGGAGGTATCCGAGCCACAAGAAGCCAAACAGAGCCAAAATCTCGACGAGGATGTGGGTGACGATGGCTGGATCACGCATTCAAACATCAAGAAGGCCAAGAAAGCGCTCGAGGGCAAAGTGGAAACGGATGAAGTGCCGCCCGTCGCCTGCATGACCACCGATTATGCGCTGCAGAACGTGCTCAAGCAGCTAAATCTCCACCTGGCCGCCCTCAATGGCCGGATCATCAAGCAGTTGCGCACATATATACTCCGCTGCTACGCGTGCTACAAGACCACCAGCATCATGACCAAGGTGTTTTGCCCCAATTGTGGCAACAAGACGCTGAAACGTGTGGCCGTCAGTCTGGACGAGAACGGTCGCCAGGTGATTCACATCAATACGCGCCGTCCGCTGACCAATAAGTACAAGAATCAGAGCCTGCCTCGCTTCCAGGGCGGCAAGCATTCGAGAAATCCGATCCTGTTCGAGGATCAGCCGATGCCCAGGCAGATGCCGTCGCGCGTTGCCAAGACCAAGACGAACGCTCTGGATCAGGACTACACGGCCGGATTCTCGCCCTTCGTGCTGCGCGACGTGGACTCCAAGTCCGCCATGCTGCGCTCCAAGGGCAACCTCAAGGAGTGGGCCAGGAATAACAACTTCGAGGAGGATCGCCGGCGCAAGAACTACAATCGCTTGTACAAGTAGATTACTCTGGGCAGTAAGGGGCTAGTTGTTCATTAGCTTTCCAATCGTAgactttatataaatttatataatatataaaataaaacacaagGGAGAACCTGAAACtttgtaaaatgtaaacagaGAAGCTTTTCAAGTAGTTACAAGCGTTATTTTTAAACGaaataaatcttttttttttgtatgtaagGTATGGAGTTTTTCTTGGATTCTAAttccaatatttatttacaaagtTAAAAGCtagaaaatctttttttttgttatgaaCTAGCAttaagtttcatttttttaacGTAATTAAATCTGTTTTTAATTGAACATTGTGTTTGCTGCTTCTGGAAATCAAAATAGTCGCTGTTTCAACAAAGAATTCATTTCAAATGATGGATGGAAACCAGACGTTGCGGCTCAAGACTCCATCGTTTATTGGGAAACCGCATAAATGCAGAAATCACAGCTTGACGCACAGCTCGTTGCCCGGATAAACGGGCAGATTCAGTTCGTATTTGCGCTGCAGGGCGGGCGGCACGAATCTGCCGCCCAAGTAGTGATGTTCGCCGCGAAATTGGCGGGCACAGAGTTTCGGCGCAGTGAGGGAAATGAGCAGAGCCGGCTCCACGTCGCATTCAGTCAGCTTGCCCTTCTCCACATCCCAGCCGCTGGGAATGTCCACGCTGCAAGGAGGAAGCAACATTAGCTTAGAATTAGCTAGTATAACGTAACGAATCTCACCTGGCAATTGGCAGTTTGGTCTGCTGCATTAGTTCCACGACGGCGACAAAGTCCGCTCGCACCGGCGGCTTGAAGCTGAATCCGAAGAGCGCATCCAGAATGAGATCATAGTCACGGGCGGCACTCTCCACCGACGGACACTCCTTCACGTCGCAGATGTCCATCTGTTGGCACTGGTGGCTGAGGTTCTCGAAGAGCGGCTTGGCCGTCGGCTTGGGATAGTAGATGGTGGGTGTGTAGCCCATGAGGGCGAGGTGGCGGGCGGCAACCAAGCCGTCGCCTCCATTGTTTCCTGGTCCACAGCAAACGAGAATTCGTGGATGCTTCTCTGCCGGGAAGCATTTGGCCACAGCATGGGCGCAGCTCAAGCCCGCCAGCTCCATTAGCTGATCCACACTGAACTTGTAATCGTTGAATAGTTCCTGGTCCACGGCGATGGCCTCCTTTTGATTTAGATACTTTAAATCCATTCTCTTGCCGGCGTAAAATCGCTTGTTTTTCAGCGGTGACCTTTGTGCTTCGATGATTTTGCTGGCGAGCAGTGGGTGGAGTGTGCGGGCGATGGGCCTCAAGGAAGAGCCAAATCGACGGCAAATCAGGCTCATAGATTTCGAGTTTTATTTAACTATATTTCCTTgaggaaatcaattttaaatgtttgggttgtttgaaaataaacttttaagTTCTCAAACAGCTGATTGCAGAGTTGCCAGACGTCGGGAAAATACTGCTGCTCCTCAGACAGTGATGCCAAATGGCGATTAGCAAAAGGTAGCTAAAATTGGCTAGAAAATCTTTAAGCAGCTAATAGCTTTTTGGTTATCTATAGATTATTTGTTAAGTACATGtgtttctatttatttaatactaAATAAGTAACAACGTTTTGATTAGCGGGAGGTGCTGTAAGCTAGCCAGATACTAGCTAAAATACTAGCTGACTTAGCGCGGAACCCCACCACGATCGATGTGGTGCGAGTCCCGGGTGCGCACATCTGACGTGGTGTTTTTTAGCACATTTTCGTTAGCAGTGTGGTATATTTCGACCCAGCCAACGCGGTCACACTTCAGTATCTTGTTTTCGCGATCGGCGATCGTTTCGTTCGTTTGGGTTAGGTTGTTATTTCGTTGTTATCCGTCGGTTTCTTTTAGCGGAGTTTGTTTTCGTTGGTTTCGTTCtgttttcattcttttttttctgtgccgTGTGAGTTGCGCGCACGCGCAACCAACAAAATTgctaaataaagaaattcaaacgTTGCAAGTGGCAGCGTTTCTCGACGTCAACGGCGACGCAGcgcaggcgcagcagcagcagaacaaCGGTAAATGTCGACAAGATAGTGCAAGTTGCGCGCGCAGCaggtgtttgtttttgtttgttcgccACTTCAACAATTTCAGTTTCAACtaactgcaaaacaaatttaaatgagtATTGGCGAGCAAACGgtatataaatgcaaataaatgtgatttaaatacaattattctgcaaaatatttaatattcgaGAAGCAAATAACATAAAAAGTACCCACAA
The DNA window shown above is from Drosophila melanogaster chromosome X and carries:
- the ZAP3 gene encoding ZAP3, isoform F codes for the protein MWGQWQTAAAVAPTAALPPQPSVPPPLPDAPPPPPPSDATAGAGASSGASAPIVTTAAAVTTAPGFNPYSSGQATGAGNPYQQYTAAQYAAMTPEQQYALQHHWQQWQTYQEEYAKWHAQYGEQYKREMAAAAATTTAVQGVPAPVVATPAAAPVPVVAPPGPQAYPVAHNYYQGVSASPAQSTTPVAVAGAPPLPGKIMAQPQMYNQPPPPPQKGGYNQHPNDIQSMWSGPPPMQQPPPNRYGGGQMNQMNYNIAGQDNQGFPNLQQPPPSLQRPTPQQQQPHLNHMDHGQWGNNQHGVGNNNRPTWDTSGPPPDNTGQPNRWNGPPPANDVNNRWNGTSFNNNTNDGNRRWDGTSNQAPSGGDQQLNRWMSEPPPSLPNPNQQYQNQNSWMSGPPPSISDPPQDHQQQNNSSQNARSSRWQGINSDIDTPPMRTNNKPNSIQNSRNSWGDGGGDGNQSKNPFIKNPQSDFGNYGNSYNSQDQGSAGGGNFGGFGDDSGGKQSQDSFAGRGGGPGNNINNNFSNNRRQNNRRDNNRNQGFSDERGGGDSGPGGYNPNRGNYNQRNSFNQSNAPYKQSQQNRNQQQPPDLDEASFDLLFDQWEQQFEEWKLANANHPDRDEYRRYEEEFEKQRRRIAERREQMRRRRQLQMGGSAGGSTTDIRKEAAAGASTTAEQKPNKDPFEGQGRFADQGDQDHGSGPNFGNGNRQSGNAGHFGKENRPFESAGVPAFRGNQGPPPGMHNQYQTAQEAIQQILDEQPDESNQEIPTKPAASNENSSDVKKAKTTASPVAPPIAPVVPPEVKAPAAPVVPDPTVVPPTQPPPVSTNYGKRRQRAAPSQIPAKQVKEEEPIFTISLDDDDDDDEEKEVVQDAPNTPMGSIFKKNDGIPGLDLVDDGSNKNNSSSVFNVVLKDSSEKKAADETEKQPGDVSADKKGDESLSNALKDPNFINNLSQAVANVQEREQRDRHEQRDDQESGTDGRPLSFAEWQRKKNSGNENKSQDAGDSVSTNNGEKPDNNGPPGGFGPGNGPGGGPGSGPGQNDGSRFDVFGPNQVSGNNFIDLDNNGPPGFGPPGRNFGPNGPGPRGNFGPNFGHNFGPRGPGGPFIRPNGPLPGPGPNFGPHFRPNGPNFGPNFGPNFGPRPGSRNFGPRGPDGPFGPGRDDFGGPPFGGPRPHMGPNGPGHNMRGFNGGPISDNPFRRQGGPPGPGFGNDDLGAGPPRGPRNFGNRFGNPGGGGGGGGGGGNNNRKNWNDGKRRGR
- the ZAP3 gene encoding ZAP3, isoform C — its product is MWGQWQTAAAVAPTAALPPQPSVPPPLPDAPPPPPPSDATAGAGASSGASAPIVTTAAAVTTAPGFNPYSSGQATGAGNPYQQYTAAQYAAMTPEQQYALQHHWQQWQTYQEEYAKWHAQYGEQYKREMAAAAATTTAVQGVPAPVVATPAAAPVPVVAPPGPQAYPVAHNYYQGVSASPAQSTTPVAVAGAPPLPGKIMAQPQMYNQPPPPPQKGGYNQHPNDIQSMWSGPPPMQQPPPNRYGGGQMNQMNYNIAGQDNQGFPNLQQPPPSLQRPTPQQQQPHLNHMDHGQWGNNQHGVGNNNRPTWDTSGPPPDNTGQPNRWNGPPPANDVNNRWNGTSFNNNTNDGNRRWDGTSNQAPSGGDQQLNRWMSEPPPSLPNPNQQYQNQNSWMSGPPPSISDPPQDHQQQNNSSQNARSSRWQGINSDIDTPPMRTNNKPNSIQNSRNSWGDGGGDGNQSKNPFIKNPQSDFGNYGNSYNSQDQGSAGGGNFGGFGDDSGGKQSQDSFAGRGGGPGNNINNNFSNNRRQNNRRDNNRNQGFSDERGGGDSGPGGYNPNRGNYNQRNSFNQSNAPYKQSQQNRNQQQPPDLDEASFDLLFDQWEQQFEEWKLANANHPDRDEYRRYEEEFEKQRRRIAERREQMRRRRQLQMGGSAGGSTTDIRKEAAAGASTTAEQKPNKDPFEGQGRFADQGDQDHGSGPNFGNGNRQSGNAGHFGKENRPFESAGVPAFRGNQGPPPGMHNQYQTAQEAIQQILDEQPDESNQEIPTKPAASNENSSDVKKAKTTASPVAPPIAPVVPPEVKAPAAPVVPDPTVVPPTQPPPVSTNYGKRRQRAAPSQIPAKQVKEEEPIFTISLDDDDDDDEEKEVVQDAPNTPMGSIFKKNDGIPGLDLVDDGSNKNNSSSVFNVVLKDSSEKKAADETEKQPGDVSADKKGDESLSNALKDPNFINNLSQAVANVQEREQRDRHEQRDDQESGTDGRPLSFAEWQRKKNSGNENKSQDAGDSVSTNNGEKPDNNGPPGGFGPGNGPGGGPGSGPGQNDGSRFDVFGPNQVSGNNFIDLDNNGPPGFGPPGRNFGPNGPGPRGNFGPNFGHNFGPRGPGGPFIRPNGPLPGPGPNFGPHFRPNGPNFGPNFGPNFGPRPGSRNFGPRGPDGPFGPGRDDFGGPPFGGPRPHMGPNGPGHNMRGFNGGPISDNPFRRQGGPPGPGFGNDDLGAGPPRGPRNFGNRFGNPGGGGGGGGGGGNNNRKNWNDGPEQQQFHDRLNHNDAIYRPLKVFDYSNNPTAAKVIDYGHKSGDGNPIDGPSGSNPDDRIPEFKAMKTFEYGHSSYMGSNRLGMPGGMGGGGDHNQAMTGGRGMAAGPGRFGGPGGAGNKRKNKKKNKQQKNGELMTFNQNQQMQSNTVEERSITNPEQDEERAHNELRNQNQADEFQKNEERNDLEDISEGEDNLQSIVFDDDNEELPPPPSMKIWNQGNAQEQYNPFPVNPLRRQLGDYSDKLEAPSPAMSLFPSAANANDRTSDPMKASNLEMCVATSENRNTFSLDEVLLYPGRLNRPKRICIILRGPPGCGKSHVARLIKEKELEMGGANPRILSIDDYFLIENDYDEKCPKTGKKIPKKEILYEYDDTMEETYMQYLIKSFKKTLSDNLYDFVIVDCNNNSLRTLNEFYCHAKDSNFVPYIVDLHCDLETCLGRNSHQRSVNDIRVVLDNWCQTPTHYIKLDVSSLLENVVEMEDVEDMATDDNACADVGATVGESAALEDAAVEETDDSNSADASNYCGFLKSKWERDTTEDNLARLDGTKRLMQNRRTTSMADYLQLEDWKPPTTSDNGKKRVRWADIEEKRSQKKMRAIGFVVGQTDWNRMMDPNAGSRALNKTKFIERIKRR